The following are encoded together in the Micromonospora lupini genome:
- a CDS encoding sulfate adenylyltransferase subunit 1, whose protein sequence is MTTEIVAPAAADTEATGEARPMDLLRFATAGSVDDGKSTLIGRLLYDTKSLFTDQLAAVEAVSAARGDEYTNLALLTDGLRAEREQGITIDVAYRYFATPRRKFIIADTPGHIQYTRNMVTGASTADLALILVDARKGLVEQSRRHAFLCSLLRVPHLVLCVNKMDLVDWSQEVYERIADEFTAFAAKLDVPDLTVVPISALRGDNIVSRSEHMPWYEGPSLLHHLERVHIASDRNLVDVRFPVQYVIRPQSTTVTDYRGYAGQVASGVLKPGDEVMVLPSGFTSRIAAVETADGPVAEAFPPMSVTVRLADEIDISRGDLICRPNNAPAVAQDIEAMVCWMDETQPLRVGARYAIKHTTRSARAIVRGLHYRLDINSLHRDESADELRLNEIGRVRLRTTVPLLADEYRRNRTTGGFVIIDETTNRTVGAAMIVEAA, encoded by the coding sequence ATGACCACCGAGATCGTGGCCCCGGCCGCCGCCGACACCGAGGCCACCGGTGAGGCGCGGCCCATGGACCTGCTGCGGTTCGCCACCGCAGGCAGCGTGGACGACGGCAAGTCGACCCTGATCGGCCGGCTGCTCTACGACACCAAGTCGCTCTTCACCGACCAGTTGGCGGCTGTGGAGGCGGTTAGCGCGGCCCGCGGCGACGAGTACACCAACCTGGCGCTGCTCACCGACGGCCTGCGCGCCGAGCGGGAGCAGGGCATCACCATCGACGTGGCGTACCGGTACTTCGCCACGCCCCGGCGCAAGTTCATCATCGCGGACACCCCCGGGCACATCCAGTACACCCGCAACATGGTCACCGGCGCCTCCACCGCCGACCTGGCGCTGATCCTCGTGGACGCGCGCAAGGGCCTGGTCGAGCAGTCCCGCCGGCACGCGTTCCTCTGCTCGTTGCTGCGGGTGCCGCACCTGGTCCTCTGCGTCAACAAGATGGACCTGGTCGACTGGTCGCAGGAGGTCTACGAGCGGATCGCCGACGAGTTCACCGCGTTCGCCGCGAAGCTCGACGTACCTGACCTGACAGTGGTGCCGATCTCCGCGCTGCGCGGTGACAACATCGTCTCGCGGTCGGAGCACATGCCGTGGTACGAGGGTCCGTCGCTGCTGCACCACCTGGAGCGTGTGCACATCGCCAGCGACCGCAACCTGGTCGACGTCCGGTTCCCGGTGCAGTACGTGATCCGCCCGCAGTCCACGACTGTCACCGACTACCGCGGCTACGCCGGCCAGGTCGCCTCCGGTGTGCTCAAGCCCGGCGACGAGGTGATGGTGCTGCCGTCCGGCTTCACCAGCCGGATCGCCGCCGTGGAGACCGCCGACGGGCCGGTCGCGGAGGCGTTCCCGCCGATGTCGGTGACGGTACGGCTGGCCGACGAGATCGACATCTCCCGGGGCGACCTGATCTGCCGGCCGAACAACGCGCCGGCGGTCGCCCAGGACATCGAGGCGATGGTCTGCTGGATGGACGAGACCCAGCCGCTGCGGGTCGGCGCCCGGTACGCGATCAAGCACACCACCCGCTCGGCGCGGGCGATAGTGCGCGGGTTGCACTACCGGCTGGACATCAACTCGCTGCACCGCGACGAGTCGGCCGACGAGTTGCGGCTCAACGAGATCGGCCGGGTACGGCTGCGTACGACTGTGCCGCTGCTGGCCGACGAGTACCGCCGCAACCGCACCACGGGCGGCTTCGTCATCATCGACGAGACCACCAACCGCACGGTGGGCGCCGCCATGATCGTCGAAGCCGCCTGA
- a CDS encoding MarR family winged helix-turn-helix transcriptional regulator, whose amino-acid sequence MSEAAPGLSAEQLGAYFALVEVSSLLQYSVDEHLRVDGDLSYVQFQLLARLVDAPGGKLRMTDLADGVVYSRSGLTYQAGLLEKRGLITRSPSPDDERSVMVTVTDVGRDLIAQVLPGHVDRVRDLLFEPLTSEDVAALNSVLGRARDHMRAAPPRSAKPRTRRNQTD is encoded by the coding sequence ATGAGTGAAGCGGCGCCAGGCCTGAGCGCGGAGCAACTCGGCGCGTACTTCGCTCTGGTGGAGGTCAGCAGCCTTCTTCAGTACTCGGTGGACGAGCATTTGCGCGTCGACGGCGACCTCAGCTATGTGCAGTTCCAGCTCCTCGCCCGGCTCGTCGACGCGCCCGGGGGCAAGCTGCGGATGACCGACCTGGCCGACGGTGTCGTGTACAGCCGCAGCGGGCTGACCTATCAGGCGGGCTTGCTGGAGAAGCGTGGCCTGATCACCCGCTCGCCGTCGCCGGACGACGAGCGCAGTGTCATGGTGACCGTCACCGACGTCGGCCGCGACCTGATCGCCCAGGTGCTCCCCGGGCATGTCGACCGCGTCCGGGACCTGTTGTTCGAACCCCTGACCAGCGAGGACGTCGCCGCCCTCAACTCCGTCCTGGGCCGGGCCCGCGACCACATGCGCGCCGCTCCGCCCCGCTCCGCCAAGCCTCGCACCCGGCGCAACCAGACCGACTGA
- a CDS encoding NADP-dependent oxidoreductase: MKAVRFHEYGTPEVLRYEDVEQPVPGVGEVRIRVAATSFNPVEGTIRAGVMQGPIPIRLPHTPGIDVAGTVDALGDDVAGFDIGDLVIGALPLTSTGAAAEYVIVPARILAAAPTSIPLVDVAGLPVVGLTAWQALFDHAKLTTGQRVLINGAGGVVGGYAVQLAKNAGAYVIATTGPRSSEQARTAGADEIHGPGIPELSEPVDVVLNFAPIAPEQMAALAAVIRDGGVLVNTTVWMPAASDEARGVRGVNLFFRPDGEQLAELVTLLDAGKLHLGVTRRVPLAELAQVHAEVATAPINGKIVFVAPGAPVPPPAGQR, from the coding sequence ATGAAGGCAGTGCGTTTCCACGAGTACGGCACCCCCGAGGTCCTGCGCTACGAAGACGTGGAGCAGCCGGTCCCCGGCGTCGGCGAGGTCCGGATCCGGGTGGCGGCGACGTCGTTCAACCCGGTCGAGGGCACCATCCGCGCCGGCGTCATGCAGGGCCCCATCCCGATCCGGTTGCCGCACACCCCCGGCATCGACGTCGCGGGCACGGTCGACGCCCTCGGCGACGACGTGGCCGGCTTCGACATCGGTGACCTGGTGATCGGCGCCCTGCCGCTGACCAGCACCGGCGCCGCCGCCGAGTACGTCATCGTCCCGGCCCGGATTCTGGCGGCAGCCCCCACGAGCATCCCGCTCGTGGACGTCGCCGGGCTACCGGTGGTCGGGCTCACCGCGTGGCAGGCGCTGTTCGACCATGCGAAGCTGACCACCGGCCAGCGGGTGCTGATCAACGGCGCGGGCGGCGTCGTCGGCGGCTACGCGGTGCAGTTGGCCAAGAACGCCGGCGCGTACGTGATAGCCACGACCGGCCCGCGCAGCTCCGAGCAGGCCAGGACGGCAGGCGCCGACGAGATCCACGGCCCCGGGATCCCGGAGCTGTCCGAGCCGGTCGACGTCGTGCTCAACTTCGCCCCGATCGCCCCGGAGCAGATGGCCGCCCTGGCCGCCGTGATCCGCGACGGCGGCGTGCTTGTCAACACCACCGTGTGGATGCCCGCCGCGTCCGACGAGGCTCGCGGCGTACGGGGTGTCAATCTCTTCTTCCGTCCCGACGGCGAACAGCTCGCCGAACTGGTGACCCTGCTTGACGCCGGCAAGCTGCACCTCGGCGTGACCCGGCGGGTGCCGCTTGCCGAACTGGCGCAGGTGCACGCCGAAGTCGCCACCGCCCCGATCAACGGAAAGATCGTCTTCGTGGCCCCCGGCGCGCCAGTTCCTCCGCCGGCAGGCCAGCGGTGA
- the galK gene encoding galactokinase: MSAPSGDVVERATAGFTDQYGGQATGRWAAPGRVNLIGEHTDYNDGFVLPFALPMRTVVAADRQDDERWTVWSELSDETITFGADDVAEPGRVTGWGAYVAGVVWALRDAGHAVPGARLAIASDVPLGSGLSSSAALESAVLAALLDLGGLNLSPERQPRLAQRAENVYVGAPTGIMDQSAVIRCRAGHALFLDCRDESVEHIPFDLDAAGLAVLVIDSRAPHRHADGEYAARRRSCEAGAKALGVAALRDVTVDQLDSALARLDDEETRRRVRHVVTEDQRVLDTVALLRAGRVRDIGPLLTASHVSMRDDFEITVPEIDTAVEAALSAGALGARMTGGGFGGCVLALVETGRVEAVAAAVTAAYAERDFTAPTTVPVLPAPGATRLP; this comes from the coding sequence ATGAGCGCGCCGAGCGGTGACGTCGTCGAGCGGGCCACCGCCGGTTTTACGGACCAGTACGGCGGTCAGGCCACCGGCCGCTGGGCCGCACCCGGTCGGGTCAATCTGATCGGTGAGCACACCGACTACAACGACGGGTTCGTGCTGCCCTTCGCGCTGCCGATGCGTACGGTCGTCGCCGCCGACCGGCAGGACGACGAGCGCTGGACGGTCTGGTCCGAGCTCTCCGACGAGACGATCACCTTCGGCGCGGACGACGTGGCCGAGCCCGGCCGGGTGACCGGCTGGGGCGCGTACGTGGCCGGGGTGGTCTGGGCGCTGCGCGACGCCGGCCACGCGGTGCCCGGCGCCCGGCTGGCGATCGCCTCCGACGTGCCGCTGGGCTCCGGGCTCTCCTCGTCGGCAGCGCTGGAGTCGGCAGTGCTCGCCGCGCTGCTCGACCTCGGTGGGCTGAACCTGTCCCCCGAGCGGCAGCCGCGGCTGGCGCAGCGGGCGGAGAACGTCTATGTCGGTGCGCCGACCGGCATCATGGACCAGTCCGCGGTGATCCGCTGCCGCGCTGGGCACGCCCTCTTCCTCGACTGCCGCGACGAGTCCGTCGAGCACATCCCGTTCGACCTGGACGCCGCCGGGCTGGCCGTGCTTGTCATCGACAGCCGCGCGCCACACCGGCACGCCGACGGGGAGTACGCCGCTCGCCGCCGGTCCTGCGAGGCGGGCGCCAAGGCGCTCGGCGTCGCCGCGCTGCGCGACGTCACAGTGGACCAGCTCGACAGCGCGCTTGCCCGCCTCGACGACGAGGAGACCCGACGGCGGGTCCGGCACGTGGTCACCGAGGACCAGCGTGTGCTGGACACGGTGGCCCTGCTGCGCGCCGGCCGGGTCCGGGACATCGGCCCGCTGCTCACCGCCTCGCACGTCTCGATGCGCGACGACTTCGAGATCACCGTGCCGGAGATCGACACGGCAGTCGAGGCGGCGCTGTCGGCCGGCGCGCTGGGTGCTCGGATGACCGGCGGCGGGTTCGGCGGCTGCGTCCTGGCCCTGGTCGAGACCGGTCGCGTCGAGGCGGTGGCGGCAGCCGTCACGGCCGCGTACGCCGAACGCGACTTCACCGCCCCCACCACCGTCCCGGTCCTCCCAGCCCCCGGCGCAACCCGCCTCCCCTAA
- the galE gene encoding UDP-glucose 4-epimerase GalE: MKLLVTGGAGFIGSVVTRMLLDAGHEVVVLDDLRTGHREALAPDATHVEASIHDAAQVLTPDSGFNGVLHFAALIAAGESMVKPERYWQTNTVGSLALINAVRAAGVPRMVFSSTAAVYGNPTELPITETAVKAPTNTYGATKLAVDMALTSEAVAHGLAAVSLRYFNVAGAHLADDVALGERHDPETHLIPIALEVAAGRREKLQLFGDDYPTVDGTCVRDYIHVADLARAHLLALDAATGGQHRIYNLGNGNGFTNRQVVDVVREVTGHQLPVEVAPRREGDPAELVASSALARDELGWVPQKPTLHDMVGDAWAFYRTHVLEQS; the protein is encoded by the coding sequence GTGAAACTGCTCGTCACCGGCGGCGCCGGGTTCATCGGCAGCGTGGTGACCCGGATGCTGCTCGACGCGGGCCACGAGGTCGTCGTCCTGGACGACCTGCGCACCGGTCACCGCGAGGCGCTCGCTCCGGACGCGACCCACGTCGAGGCGTCCATTCACGACGCCGCGCAGGTCCTCACCCCCGACTCCGGCTTCAACGGGGTGCTGCACTTCGCCGCCCTCATCGCCGCCGGCGAGTCGATGGTGAAGCCCGAGCGGTACTGGCAGACGAACACCGTCGGCTCGCTCGCCCTGATCAACGCCGTGCGCGCCGCCGGGGTGCCCCGGATGGTCTTCTCGTCCACCGCCGCCGTCTACGGCAACCCCACCGAGCTGCCGATCACGGAGACCGCGGTCAAGGCCCCCACCAACACGTACGGCGCCACCAAGCTCGCCGTCGACATGGCGCTCACCTCCGAGGCCGTCGCGCACGGATTGGCCGCCGTCTCGCTGCGCTACTTCAACGTCGCCGGCGCGCACCTCGCCGACGACGTCGCGCTCGGCGAGCGGCACGACCCGGAGACACACCTCATCCCGATCGCCCTGGAGGTCGCCGCCGGCCGGCGGGAGAAGCTCCAGCTCTTCGGCGACGACTACCCCACCGTGGACGGCACCTGCGTCCGCGACTACATCCACGTCGCCGACCTGGCCCGCGCCCACCTGCTGGCGCTGGACGCCGCCACCGGGGGCCAGCACCGCATCTACAACCTCGGCAACGGCAACGGCTTCACCAACCGGCAGGTGGTCGACGTGGTCCGCGAGGTCACCGGGCACCAGCTGCCGGTCGAGGTGGCGCCGCGTCGCGAGGGTGACCCGGCCGAACTGGTCGCCTCCTCCGCGCTGGCGCGCGACGAGCTGGGCTGGGTGCCGCAGAAGCCCACCCTGCACGACATGGTCGGCGACGCCTGGGCCTTCTACCGCACGCACGTCCTGGAGCAGTCGTGA
- a CDS encoding hemolysin family protein, which translates to MREAARSGLRRRVRRKPRRDPGPLARAVARVLVRAADGATRLVTELLGAGPAAGRERISEAELRDLLAVNTVLDPDERRIIDEVLVAGASLVREVMMPRTEVVFLPARMTIAEAARLVRAETHSRYPVTDGTQDDVVGFVHLRDVLLRPDADPCVTVGELTREVKQVPGSKPVLAALTEMRREGHHLAVVIDEYGGTAGIVTLEDLIEELVGEIHDGYDTTPDPAHAGLPAVVDGRLNLADFAERTGVALPAGPYETVGGYVMAVLGRLPLPGDEVPVPAEPPDDGGPDPADPADGWLLRVLALDGRRVARLAVSALRVPEQRRAGVPREVNAPTPAGRGRRAGPS; encoded by the coding sequence ATGCGGGAAGCGGCCCGTTCCGGGCTCCGGCGACGCGTGCGGAGGAAGCCCCGCCGCGACCCCGGCCCGCTCGCCCGAGCCGTCGCCCGGGTCCTGGTCCGCGCCGCCGACGGTGCCACACGCCTCGTCACCGAGCTGCTCGGGGCCGGTCCGGCGGCCGGCCGGGAACGCATCTCCGAGGCCGAGCTACGGGACCTGCTGGCGGTGAACACGGTGCTCGACCCGGACGAGCGGCGGATCATCGACGAGGTGCTGGTAGCCGGCGCGAGTCTCGTCCGCGAGGTGATGATGCCCCGCACCGAGGTGGTGTTCCTGCCGGCCCGGATGACCATCGCCGAGGCCGCCCGGCTGGTGCGCGCCGAGACGCACAGCCGCTACCCGGTGACCGACGGCACCCAGGACGACGTGGTCGGGTTCGTGCACCTGCGGGACGTGCTGCTGCGCCCGGACGCCGACCCGTGCGTCACCGTCGGTGAGCTGACCCGTGAGGTCAAGCAGGTGCCCGGCAGCAAGCCTGTCCTCGCCGCGCTCACCGAGATGCGCCGCGAGGGGCACCACCTGGCGGTGGTGATCGACGAGTACGGCGGGACCGCCGGGATCGTCACCCTTGAGGATCTGATCGAGGAACTCGTCGGGGAGATCCACGACGGGTACGACACGACTCCCGACCCGGCCCACGCCGGCCTGCCGGCGGTGGTCGACGGCCGGCTCAACCTCGCCGACTTCGCCGAGCGGACCGGCGTGGCGCTGCCCGCCGGGCCGTACGAGACGGTCGGCGGGTACGTGATGGCAGTCCTGGGCCGGCTGCCACTGCCCGGGGACGAGGTGCCGGTGCCGGCCGAGCCGCCCGACGACGGTGGCCCCGATCCGGCGGACCCGGCGGACGGTTGGCTGCTGCGCGTGCTCGCCCTGGACGGACGTCGGGTCGCCCGGCTCGCGGTGTCGGCGCTGCGCGTGCCGGAGCAGCGACGCGCGGGCGTGCCACGCGAGGTCAACGCCCCGACACCGGCCGGCCGTGGCCGACGCGCCGGCCCGTCATGA
- the trpS gene encoding tryptophan--tRNA ligase, with translation MPDVSERPRVFSGIQPTADSFHLGNYLGAVRHWVALQDTHDAFYCVVDLHAITAGHDPALLRQRTRVAAAQLFAVGLDPERSTLFVQSQVPEHPQLAWVLGCITGFGEASRMTQFKDKSQKQGNERASVGLFTYPVLQAADILLYQANAVPVGEDQRQHLELSRDLAQRFNSLFGATFTVPAPHIVKDTAKITDLQDPTAKMSKSSSSPAGIIDLLDDPARSAKKIRSAVTDTGREIVFDAETKPGVSNLLTIYSALSGRGIDDLVAAFAGRGYGDLKKELAEVVAEFVRPIQERTRTYLDDPAQLDKLLAAGAEKARSVAGATLRSAYERVGFFPPVRGE, from the coding sequence ATGCCCGACGTTTCCGAGCGACCCCGCGTCTTCTCCGGCATCCAGCCGACGGCCGACTCGTTCCACCTCGGCAACTACCTGGGAGCCGTGCGGCACTGGGTGGCCCTGCAGGACACCCACGACGCGTTCTACTGCGTGGTGGACCTGCACGCCATCACCGCAGGTCACGATCCGGCGCTGCTGCGCCAGCGGACCAGGGTGGCGGCCGCCCAGCTCTTCGCGGTCGGTCTCGACCCGGAGCGCAGCACCCTGTTCGTGCAGTCGCAGGTGCCCGAGCACCCGCAGCTGGCCTGGGTGCTCGGCTGCATCACCGGCTTCGGCGAGGCCAGCCGGATGACCCAGTTCAAGGACAAGTCGCAGAAGCAGGGCAACGAGCGGGCCAGCGTCGGGCTGTTCACCTATCCGGTCCTGCAGGCCGCCGACATCCTGCTCTACCAGGCCAACGCGGTGCCGGTCGGCGAGGACCAGCGTCAGCACCTGGAGCTCTCCCGCGACCTGGCCCAGCGGTTCAACTCGCTGTTCGGCGCGACGTTCACGGTGCCCGCGCCGCACATCGTCAAGGACACCGCGAAGATCACCGACCTGCAGGACCCGACGGCGAAGATGTCCAAGTCGTCGTCCTCGCCGGCCGGCATCATCGACCTGCTGGACGATCCGGCCCGCTCGGCGAAGAAGATCCGCTCCGCGGTGACCGACACCGGTCGGGAGATCGTCTTCGACGCCGAGACCAAGCCGGGCGTGTCCAACCTGCTGACCATCTACTCGGCGCTCAGCGGGCGGGGCATCGACGACCTGGTGGCAGCCTTCGCCGGCCGCGGCTACGGCGACCTCAAGAAGGAGCTGGCCGAGGTGGTGGCGGAGTTCGTCCGCCCCATCCAGGAACGCACACGCACCTACCTCGACGACCCGGCCCAGCTGGACAAGCTGCTCGCCGCCGGCGCGGAGAAGGCCCGGTCGGTGGCCGGCGCGACCCTGCGGTCCGCGTACGAGCGGGTGGGTTTCTTCCCGCCGGTACGCGGCGAATAG
- a CDS encoding 2'-5' RNA ligase family protein, whose translation MADVAARSVDRSGGVPPSGDTVQIGIAVDIPEPWGAQLTRRRVEAGDPLAVPAHVTLLGPTEIPTAVLPGIERHLAAVAAAHLPFTLHLRGTGTFRPVTQVVFVAVAAGISECELLAAAIAAAPGLHRETRFPYHPHVTVAQDVAPEALDRVYEDLADFSAMFEVDGFTLFSHSGQTRWQPRRDFRLGD comes from the coding sequence GTGGCCGACGTGGCGGCGCGCAGCGTGGATCGCAGTGGCGGGGTGCCGCCGTCCGGCGACACCGTCCAGATCGGCATAGCTGTGGACATCCCGGAGCCGTGGGGGGCCCAGCTCACCCGGCGACGGGTCGAGGCGGGCGATCCGCTCGCGGTGCCGGCGCACGTGACGCTGCTCGGTCCGACCGAGATCCCGACAGCAGTCCTGCCGGGCATCGAGCGGCACCTCGCGGCCGTGGCCGCCGCGCATCTGCCGTTCACGCTGCACCTGCGGGGCACCGGGACGTTCCGGCCGGTGACGCAGGTGGTGTTCGTCGCGGTGGCCGCCGGGATCAGCGAATGTGAACTGCTGGCCGCCGCCATCGCGGCCGCGCCGGGCCTGCACCGCGAGACCCGCTTCCCGTACCATCCGCACGTCACCGTGGCGCAGGACGTCGCTCCGGAGGCGTTGGACAGGGTATACGAGGATCTGGCCGACTTCTCCGCGATGTTCGAGGTCGACGGGTTCACCCTCTTCTCGCACAGCGGGCAGACCCGGTGGCAGCCCCGCCGGGACTTCCGCCTCGGCGACTGA
- a CDS encoding YhjD/YihY/BrkB family envelope integrity protein, which translates to MNVIGRIEAGIDRWVGAARGRSNLFDHVWRAGALYAEVLAGRLAAAIAYYGFFAVFALALVAYSIFGAILEDNDEVSAAAAGFLKENLPFLDAQQIANSSGTVGVVGLVILVFTGIGWVEAIRSSQRLMYALNQQPGNLVVRRLVDLGVMIGVFVLLGLSVAAVDALESLLRFLLRSTGSVGLTTVSAVLSVLVNAVLATALLLAVPRLRMSRSRLRPVVLLVAVGITLLNTVGRYYVVRTERNPAYTVVAGAVGLLLYLYLLNQLVLFGAALLATSTSGRVVDLAEGAPPVDLDEDTDPGAPGGAG; encoded by the coding sequence GTGAACGTGATCGGCCGTATCGAGGCGGGCATCGACCGCTGGGTGGGTGCCGCGCGCGGCCGGTCGAACCTGTTCGACCACGTGTGGCGTGCCGGGGCGCTCTACGCCGAGGTGCTGGCCGGGCGGCTCGCCGCGGCGATCGCCTACTACGGCTTCTTCGCCGTCTTCGCGCTGGCTCTGGTCGCGTACTCCATCTTCGGCGCGATCCTGGAGGACAACGACGAGGTCTCCGCTGCGGCGGCCGGTTTCCTGAAGGAGAACCTGCCGTTCCTCGACGCGCAGCAGATCGCCAACTCAAGCGGCACCGTCGGCGTGGTCGGCCTGGTCATCCTGGTCTTCACCGGGATCGGCTGGGTGGAGGCGATCCGCTCCTCCCAACGCCTCATGTACGCGCTCAACCAGCAGCCCGGCAACCTCGTCGTCCGGCGGCTGGTCGACCTGGGGGTGATGATCGGCGTCTTCGTGCTGCTCGGCCTGTCGGTGGCGGCGGTGGACGCGTTGGAGTCGCTGCTGCGCTTCCTGCTGCGCAGCACCGGGTCGGTCGGGCTGACCACTGTCAGCGCGGTGCTCAGCGTCCTGGTCAACGCGGTGCTCGCCACCGCGCTGCTGCTCGCGGTGCCCCGGCTGCGGATGAGCAGGTCCCGGCTGCGCCCGGTGGTGCTGCTGGTCGCGGTTGGCATCACGCTGCTCAACACCGTCGGGCGGTACTACGTGGTGCGTACCGAGCGCAACCCGGCGTACACGGTGGTGGCCGGCGCGGTCGGTCTGCTGCTCTACCTCTACCTGCTCAACCAACTGGTGCTGTTCGGGGCGGCGCTGCTCGCGACCAGCACGAGCGGGCGGGTGGTGGATCTGGCGGAGGGCGCCCCGCCGGTGGACCTCGACGAGGACACCGATCCTGGCGCACCGGGCGGTGCGGGCTGA
- a CDS encoding GntR family transcriptional regulator, with amino-acid sequence MMITVDADSSVPPYEQVRVQLAELVGDGRLPVGSRLPTVRQLAADLRLAANTVARAYRELEVAGLLETRGRNGTFVAPGRDDAVDRLHRVAVEYAAEARRLGVPPDRAVALVRAAVDATRHD; translated from the coding sequence ATGATGATCACGGTCGATGCGGACTCGTCGGTGCCCCCGTACGAGCAGGTGCGGGTGCAGCTCGCCGAGCTGGTCGGCGACGGCCGCCTGCCTGTGGGCAGCCGCCTGCCCACCGTGCGGCAGCTCGCCGCCGACCTGCGGCTGGCCGCGAACACGGTGGCGCGGGCGTACCGGGAGCTGGAGGTGGCGGGGCTGCTGGAGACCCGGGGGCGCAACGGCACATTCGTCGCGCCCGGCCGCGACGACGCCGTCGACAGGCTGCACCGGGTTGCCGTCGAGTACGCCGCCGAGGCCCGGCGGCTGGGCGTCCCGCCGGACCGTGCTGTCGCTCTCGTCCGCGCTGCCGTCGACGCCACCCGGCACGACTGA